In one window of Nocardiopsis aegyptia DNA:
- a CDS encoding branched-chain amino acid ABC transporter permease: MITLLAHVVSGLAIGCGFALVGSGLVAVYRVTGVVNFAQGMFAVVGGLCASAFLGAGIWHGGAELLAVAVAAAAGAVTGLLALGRRGTAPMTALIVTLAVGFLAYAVLVAVFGDTPRSTPGLPGMTSLLGVPVRRHHLLVIGVTAVVFLALWLFLTRTYLGKALTACASNPYAARVTGIPVARMAQFAFVLAGVLGGVAGVLVAPLRPMSFDSDVTLIVHGFAAAVLGGLTRPMVALAGGVLLGVVEALVAGYGNAAYQTTVALVVMLAVMIWHAARRPSVHQEVTV, from the coding sequence ATGATCACGCTGCTCGCGCACGTCGTCAGCGGCCTGGCCATCGGGTGCGGGTTCGCGCTGGTGGGCAGCGGGCTGGTGGCCGTGTACCGGGTGACCGGGGTGGTCAACTTCGCCCAGGGCATGTTCGCGGTGGTCGGCGGGCTGTGCGCGTCGGCGTTCCTGGGGGCCGGGATCTGGCACGGCGGCGCCGAACTGCTGGCGGTGGCCGTCGCGGCCGCCGCCGGGGCGGTGACCGGACTGCTGGCGCTGGGCCGGCGCGGCACCGCGCCGATGACCGCGCTGATCGTGACGCTGGCGGTCGGGTTCCTGGCCTACGCCGTCCTGGTCGCGGTGTTCGGCGACACTCCGCGCTCCACGCCGGGGCTGCCGGGGATGACGTCGCTGCTGGGTGTGCCGGTGCGCCGCCATCACCTGCTGGTCATCGGGGTGACCGCGGTGGTGTTCCTGGCGCTGTGGCTGTTCCTGACCCGCACCTACCTGGGCAAGGCGCTCACGGCGTGCGCGTCCAACCCCTACGCGGCGCGGGTGACGGGGATCCCGGTGGCGCGGATGGCCCAGTTCGCGTTCGTGCTGGCGGGCGTGCTGGGCGGTGTCGCCGGGGTGTTGGTGGCGCCGCTGCGGCCGATGTCGTTCGACTCCGACGTGACGCTGATCGTGCACGGGTTCGCCGCGGCGGTGCTGGGCGGGCTGACCCGGCCGATGGTCGCCCTGGCCGGGGGCGTGCTGCTCGGTGTGGTGGAGGCGCTGGTGGCCGGGTACGGCAACGCGGCCTACCAGACGACGGTCGCGCTCGTGGTGATGCTCGCGGTGATGATCTGGCACGCGGCGCGTCGGCCCTCGGTGCACCAGGAGGTGACAGTATGA
- a CDS encoding thioesterase family protein, translating to METGPEAFYLPLDDHTYEPTAATESPWDSRAQHGGPPSALLGHVIDQAVGPGLRLGRISVDFLAPIPRLPARVELTTLRPGRQVHLTQADMVIDGRTAVTARAWHIATGPTPPVRSEPVAPPPLPAPTGEDLFAGREDWGYGQAIEWRFVEGGFTDLGRARVWTRVRIPLVAGEKLTGAARALIVADSANGLSAVLPMDEWLSIPPTMTTTLLRHPEGDWTHMDCGTELSDDGLGLTRAALSDAGGRLGEVAQPLLVRRR from the coding sequence ATGGAAACCGGGCCCGAAGCGTTCTACCTGCCCCTCGACGACCACACCTACGAGCCCACCGCCGCCACCGAGAGCCCGTGGGACAGCCGTGCCCAGCACGGCGGCCCGCCCTCGGCCCTGCTGGGCCACGTGATCGACCAGGCCGTCGGCCCCGGCCTGCGCCTGGGCCGGATCTCCGTGGACTTCCTCGCCCCCATTCCGCGCCTGCCCGCGCGGGTGGAGCTCACCACGCTCCGGCCCGGCCGCCAGGTCCACCTCACCCAGGCCGACATGGTCATCGACGGGCGCACCGCCGTGACCGCCCGCGCCTGGCACATCGCCACCGGGCCCACCCCGCCGGTGCGCAGCGAGCCCGTGGCGCCGCCGCCCCTGCCCGCACCCACGGGGGAGGACCTCTTCGCCGGACGCGAGGACTGGGGGTACGGCCAGGCCATCGAGTGGCGCTTCGTCGAGGGCGGCTTCACCGACCTCGGCCGCGCCCGGGTGTGGACGCGCGTGCGCATCCCCCTGGTGGCGGGGGAGAAGCTCACCGGCGCGGCCCGAGCGCTGATCGTCGCCGACTCCGCCAACGGGCTGTCGGCGGTCCTGCCGATGGACGAGTGGCTGTCCATCCCGCCCACCATGACCACCACCCTCCTGCGTCACCCCGAGGGCGACTGGACCCACATGGACTGCGGCACCGAGCTGTCCGACGACGGTCTCGGGCTCACCCGGGCGGCCCTGTCCGACGCCGGGGGCCGCCTCGGCGAGGTCGCCCAACCCCTGCTCGTGCGCCGGCGCTGA
- a CDS encoding ABC transporter substrate-binding protein, whose translation MRRFLSLLTILAVSATACGGGGDAASGDTVRIGYITPLTGGYSALGTDNELAVELAVAQVNADGGVLGRQIELITRDDQSEPDQAVLAFNDIQSQDPVAVIGSAVSDSAMATIPAVERAGVPYLSPTPADEQLDPLRDEVFVVPATAAAYAERALQYFQAEGLTEVSVAYSATTYAVAGFLATEELADDYGIEITAVNEYQQDTTDFGHVFSELDSVDPQALLFWGTGPPAVTFAQQYESVEADVPLVMTGAQASHLWLEPAGDAAEGVTVLSSIGVVGEHLPEGEQKQVIDEVSAAFSEEHGYAPPQFALDGYSAVQLLVAAIENAGSTEHADILAALEELTLVTPNGTYSYSGSDHAGITTDAISVNTVEDGAFVPVPWAVEQLDAAYGG comes from the coding sequence GTGCGCAGGTTCCTCTCATTACTCACCATCCTCGCCGTCTCGGCCACCGCGTGCGGTGGTGGCGGGGACGCCGCCTCCGGCGACACCGTCCGCATCGGCTACATCACGCCACTGACCGGCGGCTACTCGGCGCTGGGCACCGACAACGAACTGGCCGTCGAACTCGCGGTCGCCCAGGTCAACGCGGACGGCGGGGTCCTGGGCCGGCAGATCGAGCTCATCACCCGCGACGACCAGAGCGAACCCGACCAGGCGGTCCTGGCCTTCAACGACATCCAGTCCCAGGACCCGGTCGCCGTGATCGGCTCGGCCGTCTCCGACAGCGCCATGGCCACCATCCCCGCCGTCGAGCGCGCCGGGGTCCCCTACCTCTCCCCCACCCCCGCCGACGAACAGCTCGACCCGCTGCGCGACGAGGTCTTCGTCGTCCCGGCCACGGCCGCCGCCTACGCCGAGCGCGCCCTGCAGTACTTCCAGGCCGAGGGGCTGACCGAGGTGTCCGTGGCCTACTCGGCCACCACCTACGCCGTCGCCGGGTTCCTGGCGACCGAGGAGCTCGCCGACGACTACGGCATCGAGATCACGGCCGTCAACGAGTACCAGCAGGACACCACCGACTTCGGCCACGTGTTCAGCGAACTCGACTCCGTCGACCCCCAGGCCCTGCTGTTCTGGGGCACCGGCCCGCCCGCGGTGACCTTCGCCCAGCAGTACGAGTCCGTGGAGGCCGACGTCCCCCTGGTCATGACCGGCGCCCAGGCCAGCCACCTGTGGCTGGAGCCCGCCGGCGACGCCGCCGAGGGCGTCACCGTGCTCAGCTCGATCGGCGTCGTGGGCGAGCACCTGCCCGAGGGCGAGCAGAAGCAGGTCATCGACGAGGTGTCGGCCGCCTTCTCCGAGGAGCACGGCTACGCCCCGCCCCAGTTCGCCCTGGACGGCTACAGCGCCGTGCAGCTGCTCGTCGCGGCGATCGAGAACGCCGGCTCCACCGAGCACGCCGACATCCTGGCGGCCCTGGAGGAGCTGACCCTGGTCACCCCCAACGGCACCTACTCCTACTCCGGGTCCGACCACGCCGGGATCACCACCGACGCGATCTCGGTCAACACCGTCGAGGACGGCGCCTTCGTGCCCGTGCCCTGGGCGGTCGAGCAGCTCGACGCCGCGTACGGGGGCTGA
- a CDS encoding SDR family oxidoreductase has protein sequence MTVLVVGGSGFLGREVVRRASAAGHRVAATYRTREPDGAEADAAGAAWHALDVRDRRRVADLVAAVRPDVVVNAAYRQSDWETTADGAAHVAVAAAESGARLVHVSSDAVFSGGAVHYAETAVPDPVSPYGAAKAAAETVVAAVAPDAVIARTSLIIGDGGSVQERRVHALARGEANGVLFTDDVRCPVHVGDLAAALVELAWSDHVGVHHVAGADAVNRHELGTLIARRDGLDPSALPSGRRADTDLPGPFDVRLDCTATQRRLRTVLRGARTFLR, from the coding sequence ATGACGGTGCTCGTCGTGGGCGGCAGCGGGTTCCTCGGCCGCGAGGTGGTCCGGCGGGCGTCGGCCGCGGGCCACCGGGTGGCCGCGACGTACCGGACCCGGGAACCCGACGGGGCCGAGGCGGACGCGGCCGGGGCGGCCTGGCACGCACTGGACGTCCGGGACCGTCGGCGGGTCGCCGACCTGGTCGCCGCCGTGCGACCGGACGTGGTCGTCAACGCCGCGTACCGGCAGTCCGACTGGGAGACCACCGCGGACGGCGCCGCGCACGTGGCCGTCGCCGCCGCCGAGAGCGGTGCCCGGCTGGTCCACGTCTCCAGTGACGCCGTGTTCTCCGGCGGTGCGGTCCACTACGCCGAGACGGCCGTGCCCGACCCGGTCTCCCCCTACGGCGCGGCCAAGGCCGCGGCCGAGACGGTGGTCGCGGCCGTCGCCCCGGACGCCGTCATCGCCCGCACCTCCCTGATCATCGGCGACGGCGGTTCCGTTCAGGAACGCCGGGTGCACGCCCTGGCCAGGGGAGAGGCCAACGGAGTGCTGTTCACCGACGACGTGCGCTGCCCCGTCCACGTCGGCGACCTGGCCGCCGCGCTGGTGGAGCTCGCCTGGTCCGATCACGTCGGCGTCCACCACGTCGCCGGCGCCGACGCGGTCAACCGCCACGAACTCGGAACCCTGATCGCCCGCCGGGACGGCCTCGACCCCTCGGCGCTCCCCTCGGGTCGGCGAGCCGACACCGACCTGCCAGGCCCCTTCGACGTGCGCCTGGACTGCACCGCCACACAGCGGCGCCTGCGCACCGTCCTGCGCGGTGCCCGCACGTTCCTGCGCTGA
- a CDS encoding ABC transporter ATP-binding protein, whose product MAELQITGLGRSFGGVHAVQDVDLTVADGETRGIIGPNGAGKSTLFNLISGHLRPDRGAIRLDGRPLDRLPAHRRARRGVAIVFQAARIFPGMTVLENVMVGAHLRASAGFTAAVLRLPAHRAAERRIRELALGSLDRVGLSDRAEDPAASLPIGQQRAMQLARALCADPDLLLLDEPASGLRAPERERLASIVEELHEDGQTTLLIEHDVAFVSRLSDRVTVLDLGRVIAEGTPEQVRRDPAVVSAYLGTGEGAAA is encoded by the coding sequence GTGGCCGAACTCCAGATCACCGGGCTCGGCCGCTCCTTCGGCGGGGTGCACGCCGTCCAGGACGTCGACCTCACCGTCGCCGACGGCGAGACCCGGGGCATCATCGGCCCCAACGGGGCCGGCAAGTCCACCCTGTTCAACCTCATCAGCGGGCACCTGCGCCCGGACCGGGGCGCGATCCGCCTGGACGGGCGGCCCCTGGACCGGCTCCCGGCCCACCGGCGGGCCCGGCGCGGCGTGGCGATCGTCTTCCAGGCCGCCCGGATCTTCCCGGGGATGACCGTGCTGGAGAACGTCATGGTCGGCGCGCACCTGCGCGCGAGCGCCGGGTTCACCGCGGCCGTGCTGCGCCTGCCCGCCCACCGGGCCGCCGAGCGGCGCATCCGGGAGCTGGCCCTGGGCTCTCTCGACCGTGTGGGCCTGTCCGACCGCGCCGAGGACCCGGCGGCGTCCCTGCCCATCGGCCAGCAGCGCGCCATGCAGCTCGCCCGCGCCCTGTGCGCGGATCCCGATCTGCTGCTGCTGGACGAGCCGGCCTCCGGGCTGCGCGCTCCCGAACGCGAACGGCTGGCCTCGATCGTGGAGGAGTTGCACGAGGACGGCCAGACGACCCTGCTCATCGAGCACGACGTCGCGTTCGTCTCGCGGCTGTCCGACCGCGTCACCGTCCTGGACCTGGGCCGGGTCATCGCCGAGGGCACGCCGGAGCAGGTGCGGCGCGATCCGGCGGTGGTCTCGGCCTACCTGGGCACGGGGGAAGGGGCCGCCGCGTGA
- a CDS encoding VOC family protein, which yields MASRLLALCFDANDPDGLARFWSGALGWETADDPAGGATLLPADDTGFRIRFVPARERKSGPNRMHHDLTSGSPEDQRRTVATSLRLGARHIDIGRRPEEPHVVLADPDGHEFRLRAPARREAS from the coding sequence ATGGCGTCCCGACTCCTCGCGCTCTGCTTCGACGCGAACGACCCGGACGGCCTCGCGCGCTTCTGGTCCGGTGCCCTGGGCTGGGAGACGGCCGACGACCCCGCCGGAGGGGCCACGCTCCTGCCGGCCGACGACACCGGGTTCCGGATCCGGTTCGTACCCGCCCGAGAGCGCAAGTCCGGTCCCAACCGGATGCACCACGACCTCACCAGCGGCTCCCCCGAGGACCAGCGCCGAACCGTGGCCACGTCGCTGCGGCTGGGCGCCCGGCACATCGACATCGGCCGGCGCCCGGAGGAGCCGCACGTGGTGCTCGCCGACCCCGACGGCCACGAGTTCCGCCTGAGGGCCCCCGCCCGGCGCGAGGCCTCATGA
- a CDS encoding PaaX family transcriptional regulator, with the protein MTGHIVEREPEAEEAADTGSAGAVRPRPQSLMLAFLGRFVLGQDLRVFSGSFIDVFARLGVSEQAVRSTLSRMAQRGMLDRRRSGRRVYFGLTSRAVDVLTDGDQRIWDAGVVNLDEDGMWTLLSFSLPESWQRQRHDLRSRLSWAGFGPLRSGLWIAPTVVDTSAFVDELGLTDHVHVFHARLGAPTQAAQVVNEAYDVDDLAEGYRRFLDRWDTADPAPEAPDDLARLLLLTSEWMRLIRTDPRLPLAYLPDPWPAVPAQELVYDLHRRYGEAATRIVEEVVDTLPAD; encoded by the coding sequence ATGACAGGACACATCGTCGAGCGGGAACCCGAGGCCGAGGAGGCGGCGGACACCGGATCGGCGGGCGCGGTACGGCCGCGGCCGCAGTCGCTCATGCTCGCCTTCCTCGGCCGGTTCGTCCTGGGCCAGGACCTGCGGGTCTTCTCCGGGTCCTTCATCGACGTCTTCGCCCGACTGGGGGTCTCCGAGCAGGCCGTGCGCTCCACCCTGAGCCGGATGGCCCAACGGGGCATGCTCGACCGAAGACGCAGCGGCAGACGCGTCTACTTCGGACTCACCTCCCGCGCCGTCGACGTGCTCACCGACGGCGACCAGCGCATCTGGGACGCCGGGGTGGTCAACCTCGACGAGGACGGCATGTGGACGCTGCTGTCCTTCTCCCTGCCGGAGTCCTGGCAGCGCCAGCGGCACGACCTGCGCTCGCGCCTGTCCTGGGCCGGGTTCGGACCCCTGCGCAGCGGGCTGTGGATCGCGCCGACGGTCGTGGACACCAGCGCCTTCGTCGACGAACTCGGCCTCACCGACCACGTGCACGTCTTCCACGCCCGCCTGGGCGCGCCCACCCAGGCCGCCCAGGTCGTCAACGAGGCCTACGACGTCGACGACCTGGCCGAGGGGTACCGGCGCTTCCTGGACCGCTGGGACACCGCCGACCCCGCCCCCGAGGCGCCCGACGACCTGGCGCGCCTGCTGCTGCTCACCTCGGAGTGGATGCGGCTGATCCGTACCGACCCGCGCCTGCCGCTGGCCTACCTGCCCGACCCCTGGCCCGCGGTCCCCGCGCAGGAGCTCGTCTACGACCTGCACCGGCGCTACGGGGAGGCCGCGACCAGGATCGTCGAGGAGGTCGTGGACACCCTGCCCGCCGACTGA
- a CDS encoding branched-chain amino acid ABC transporter permease yields the protein MRSAGVWAVLAVAAATLALPLVLDSGGLAVYVQVAVSASVVVGISLLMGYAGQVSLGQAVFFATGGYTAALVSQAGLPTLAGLLAAPVVAALCALVLGLPLLRLRGHHLAFATIAVHLIFLVVVAQTDALGGSTGLQGIPLLSLGPLEVSTNQGYAYVAWAVLAVVVVVARNIVRSRPGRALRALATSETAAASSGIPVGRYKLTVFAVSAAFAGAAGGVFAFYIGFLSPGMFPVSMSITYVVMAVVGGLGSVWGAVAGTALVTVLVHYLGVLGTLGGMPDYAPSVFTYAVYGLVLVLTVLFLPHGVVPSLAEWWRRRVRARQGRERAGADGRAPAPT from the coding sequence ATGAGGTCCGCGGGTGTGTGGGCGGTACTGGCCGTGGCCGCGGCCACGCTGGCGCTGCCCCTGGTGCTGGACAGCGGCGGCCTGGCCGTCTACGTGCAGGTGGCGGTGTCGGCGAGCGTGGTGGTGGGAATCTCCCTGCTGATGGGCTACGCCGGGCAGGTGTCGCTGGGCCAGGCGGTGTTCTTCGCCACGGGCGGGTACACGGCGGCGCTGGTGTCGCAGGCGGGCCTGCCCACCCTGGCGGGGCTGCTGGCCGCGCCGGTGGTGGCGGCGCTGTGCGCGCTGGTGCTGGGGCTGCCGCTGCTGCGGTTGCGCGGCCACCACCTGGCCTTCGCCACGATCGCCGTGCACCTGATCTTCCTGGTCGTGGTGGCGCAGACGGACGCGTTGGGCGGCAGTACCGGGTTGCAGGGGATCCCGCTGCTGTCCCTGGGCCCGCTGGAGGTGTCCACGAACCAGGGCTACGCGTACGTGGCGTGGGCGGTGCTGGCGGTGGTGGTGGTCGTGGCCCGCAACATCGTGCGGTCGCGACCGGGCCGCGCGCTGCGGGCACTGGCCACGAGCGAGACGGCGGCGGCCTCCTCGGGTATCCCGGTGGGCCGGTACAAGCTCACGGTGTTCGCGGTCTCGGCGGCGTTCGCCGGGGCGGCGGGCGGGGTGTTCGCGTTCTACATCGGCTTCCTGTCGCCAGGGATGTTCCCGGTGTCGATGTCGATCACCTACGTGGTGATGGCGGTGGTCGGCGGGCTGGGCTCGGTGTGGGGCGCGGTGGCCGGCACCGCGCTGGTGACGGTGCTGGTGCACTACCTGGGCGTGCTGGGCACGCTGGGCGGGATGCCGGACTACGCGCCCTCGGTGTTCACCTACGCGGTCTACGGCCTGGTGCTGGTGCTGACGGTGCTGTTCCTGCCGCACGGGGTCGTGCCGTCGCTGGCCGAGTGGTGGCGGCGACGGGTACGCGCCCGCCAGGGGCGGGAGCGTGCCGGTGCGGACGGGCGCGCGCCGGCGCCGACCTGA
- a CDS encoding CPBP family intramembrane glutamic endopeptidase: MNPYDESRPPPPRRRGPRPVPPGVPYHRVLADGRRRIWRGIAALTLLVGGALLFSFALTLGSLVVDTMLGRDSVLTGGSELTPLAMGATLLGLALLLPWSMLIQRWLYGVRAASLHSVVSRFRPAVFGRAVLVIVPVWAVYMTAFSAFTPVDEVPWRFADLLAMLAITLILVPLQSAGEEYGLRGLAFRVAASWGRGPRAALMIGVVVSSLLFMALHFAADPWLNVYYFTLGAALALITWRTGGLEAAIVIHAVNNMIAFLILILLRSDPATMMDRSVGTGSAALLVPCALLVAITAVVWWRTRDSGPALTPAGLHEYEPRQEQEAR, encoded by the coding sequence ATGAACCCCTACGACGAGAGCCGTCCACCGCCGCCGCGACGCCGCGGCCCGCGCCCCGTTCCGCCGGGCGTGCCCTACCACCGCGTCCTCGCCGACGGCCGGCGCCGGATCTGGCGGGGCATCGCCGCGCTCACGCTCCTGGTCGGCGGGGCACTCCTCTTCAGCTTCGCCCTCACCCTCGGATCCCTCGTGGTCGACACGATGCTCGGCAGGGACAGCGTGCTGACCGGCGGTAGCGAGCTCACCCCCCTGGCCATGGGCGCGACCCTCCTCGGGCTCGCCCTGCTCCTCCCGTGGAGCATGCTCATCCAACGCTGGCTCTACGGTGTGCGGGCGGCCTCGCTGCACTCGGTCGTCTCGCGCTTCCGGCCCGCGGTGTTCGGTCGGGCGGTCCTGGTGATCGTCCCCGTCTGGGCCGTCTACATGACCGCCTTCTCCGCCTTCACTCCCGTGGACGAGGTGCCCTGGCGGTTCGCGGACCTGCTCGCGATGCTCGCGATCACCCTGATCCTGGTGCCGCTGCAGTCGGCCGGTGAGGAGTACGGGCTGCGCGGGCTCGCCTTCCGCGTCGCCGCGAGCTGGGGACGCGGTCCGCGCGCGGCGCTGATGATCGGCGTCGTGGTGTCGAGCCTGCTGTTCATGGCGCTGCACTTCGCGGCCGACCCCTGGCTCAACGTCTACTACTTCACGCTGGGCGCCGCGTTGGCCCTCATCACGTGGCGCACCGGCGGACTCGAGGCCGCGATCGTGATCCATGCGGTGAACAACATGATCGCGTTCCTCATCCTGATCCTCCTGCGTTCGGATCCGGCCACCATGATGGACCGATCGGTGGGCACCGGGTCGGCGGCCCTGCTGGTGCCCTGCGCGCTCCTCGTCGCGATCACGGCCGTGGTGTGGTGGCGTACGCGGGACTCGGGACCGGCCCTGACCCCGGCCGGTCTCCACGAGTACGAGCCCCGCCAGGAGCAGGAAGCCCGGTGA
- a CDS encoding dihydrofolate reductase family protein codes for MRSVTYSMAVSLDGYVVGPDGSFDWTTPDEEIFRLATDEVRGAGVHLLGRRLYETMLYWEDADQHPSLDFSTREFAGLWRALPKVVFSSTLSTVRGRARLASGGPAEEIGRLRAEPGEGDIAIGGATLAAEAAASDLIDEYRARVHPVLLGGGLPFFPRHERRVDLELVESRTLGSGVVYLRHRVVR; via the coding sequence ATGCGCAGTGTGACCTACTCGATGGCCGTGTCGCTGGACGGCTACGTCGTCGGGCCCGACGGCTCCTTCGACTGGACGACACCCGACGAGGAGATCTTCCGCCTCGCCACCGACGAGGTGCGCGGCGCCGGTGTCCACCTGCTGGGACGGCGGCTGTACGAGACCATGCTGTACTGGGAGGACGCGGACCAGCACCCGTCGCTCGACTTCTCCACACGCGAGTTCGCCGGCCTCTGGCGGGCGCTCCCCAAGGTGGTGTTCTCCAGCACGCTGTCGACGGTGCGGGGCCGCGCCCGCCTGGCCTCCGGCGGCCCGGCCGAGGAGATCGGGCGGTTGCGAGCCGAGCCGGGGGAGGGCGACATCGCGATCGGCGGCGCGACCCTCGCCGCCGAGGCGGCCGCGTCGGACCTGATCGACGAGTACCGGGCCAGGGTCCACCCGGTGCTGCTGGGCGGCGGCCTCCCGTTCTTTCCCCGACACGAGCGGAGGGTGGACCTCGAACTCGTCGAGAGCCGCACCCTCGGCTCCGGCGTCGTCTACCTCCGCCACCGCGTCGTGCGCTAG
- a CDS encoding ABC transporter ATP-binding protein, translated as MITVEELVVRYGSATALDGVELQVGAGEMVALVGPNGAGKSTLVDTLSGVVRPASGRVATEGRFAHVPEGRQLFGDLSVEDNLRLGAWRVRDRDPRHVYGVLPDLEGLRGRRAGALSGGQQQMVAVGRALMGRPDVLAVDELSLGLAPKIVDDLVRHLVRLNREEGMAVLLIEQNARLAFEVCSRAYVLEAGRVVAAGACDELARGSAVARAYLGGGVAP; from the coding sequence GTGATCACCGTGGAGGAACTGGTCGTGCGCTACGGCTCGGCCACCGCCCTGGACGGGGTCGAACTGCAGGTCGGCGCCGGTGAGATGGTCGCGCTGGTCGGGCCGAACGGGGCTGGCAAGTCCACCCTCGTCGACACCCTGTCGGGGGTGGTGCGCCCCGCCTCGGGCCGGGTGGCGACCGAGGGCCGGTTCGCGCACGTGCCCGAGGGGCGGCAGCTGTTCGGCGACCTGTCGGTCGAGGACAACCTGCGCCTGGGCGCGTGGAGGGTCCGCGACCGCGACCCCCGGCACGTGTACGGCGTGCTGCCGGACCTGGAGGGGCTGCGCGGTCGCCGCGCGGGCGCCCTCTCGGGCGGCCAGCAGCAGATGGTGGCGGTCGGCCGGGCGCTGATGGGTCGTCCGGACGTGCTCGCCGTGGACGAGTTGTCCCTGGGCCTGGCGCCCAAGATCGTCGACGACCTGGTGCGGCACCTGGTCCGGCTCAACCGTGAGGAGGGGATGGCCGTGCTGCTCATCGAACAGAACGCCCGACTGGCGTTCGAGGTGTGCTCCCGGGCCTACGTGCTGGAGGCCGGGCGGGTGGTCGCCGCGGGTGCGTGCGACGAGCTGGCCCGGGGCTCCGCGGTGGCCCGCGCCTACCTGGGCGGCGGGGTGGCGCCATGA
- a CDS encoding winged helix-turn-helix transcriptional regulator encodes MTTPSSSTPFDSSELLTVGGQVLSENCPSRRLLGDITSKWGVLVLVALSEGPRRWSELLRGIGGISEKMLAQTLRTLEADRLVLRDARPVVPPFVVYSLTDSGEQVTQLLLPLLDWAQTHAIAEVSASADTASTR; translated from the coding sequence ATGACGACACCGTCCTCCTCGACGCCGTTCGACTCCTCCGAGCTCCTGACCGTCGGCGGACAGGTCCTGTCCGAGAACTGCCCGTCCCGGCGCCTGTTGGGCGACATCACCAGCAAGTGGGGCGTGCTCGTCCTGGTCGCCCTCTCCGAGGGCCCGCGGCGCTGGAGCGAGCTCCTGCGCGGCATCGGCGGCATCAGCGAGAAGATGCTCGCCCAGACCCTGCGCACCCTGGAGGCCGACCGCCTCGTGCTGCGCGACGCCCGCCCCGTGGTGCCGCCGTTCGTGGTCTACAGCCTCACCGACAGCGGCGAACAGGTCACCCAGCTCCTGCTGCCGCTGCTGGACTGGGCGCAGACCCACGCCATCGCCGAGGTCAGCGCCTCGGCCGACACCGCTTCCACCCGCTGA
- a CDS encoding SDR family oxidoreductase translates to MSVVITGATGQLGRLVVEDLLVGGLPADQITATGRDTAKLADLSARGVSTARADFEDPASLKAAFRGADILLLVSSSEVGKRVDQHRNAVEAAEDAGVGHIVYTSVLGATESSLVLAPEHKATEEIILASGLTHTLLRNGWYSENYEQQLHQARETGTLLTSAGAGRVASASRPDYAAAAAAVLRDPAAHADAVYELSGDTAWTFDELAAAMAQALGREVALTNVTPEEHEAVLTGAGLDEGTARFVVGLDTGTREGELSSTTGELSRLIGRPTTPLVETLTTLV, encoded by the coding sequence ATGTCCGTCGTCATCACCGGTGCCACCGGCCAGTTGGGCCGCCTCGTCGTCGAGGACCTCCTGGTCGGCGGGCTGCCCGCCGACCAGATCACCGCCACCGGGCGCGACACCGCCAAGCTGGCCGATCTGTCCGCCAGGGGCGTCTCGACCGCGCGCGCCGACTTCGAGGACCCCGCCTCGCTCAAGGCCGCCTTCCGGGGCGCCGACATCCTGCTCCTGGTCTCGAGCAGCGAGGTCGGCAAGCGCGTGGACCAGCACCGCAACGCCGTCGAGGCGGCCGAGGACGCCGGCGTGGGCCACATCGTCTACACCAGCGTGCTCGGCGCCACCGAGTCCAGCCTCGTCCTGGCGCCGGAGCACAAGGCCACCGAGGAGATCATCCTCGCCTCCGGCCTGACCCACACGCTCCTGCGCAACGGCTGGTACAGCGAGAACTACGAGCAGCAGCTGCACCAGGCGCGCGAGACCGGCACCCTCCTCACCAGTGCCGGAGCGGGACGGGTGGCCAGCGCCTCGCGCCCCGACTACGCGGCGGCCGCCGCCGCGGTGCTGCGCGACCCCGCCGCGCACGCCGACGCCGTGTACGAGCTGTCCGGTGACACCGCGTGGACCTTCGACGAACTCGCCGCCGCGATGGCCCAGGCCCTGGGCCGCGAGGTCGCCCTCACCAACGTGACCCCCGAGGAGCACGAGGCCGTCCTGACCGGTGCCGGGCTGGACGAGGGCACGGCCCGGTTCGTCGTCGGCCTGGACACCGGGACGCGCGAGGGTGAGCTGTCCTCCACCACCGGTGAGCTCTCCCGTCTCATCGGGCGCCCCACCACCCCCTTGGTCGAGACCCTCACCACCCTGGTGTGA